One genomic window of Luteitalea pratensis includes the following:
- a CDS encoding aldo/keto reductase, whose protein sequence is MEERTLGRNGLDVSAIGYGCMGLESVYGPATDRAEGIGIIRAAFERGVTHFDTAETYGPFTNEVLVGEALAPIRAQVSVATKFGWDLDAQTGARTGRLNSRPEHIRRVVDAMLTRLAVDTIDLLYQHRVDPDVPIEDVAGTVKALITAGKVKHFGLSEAAPQTIRRAHAVQPLAAIQSEYSLWTRDVEQNGVLATCEELGIGFVPWSPLGAGFLTGAISATTTFDAADFRASSPRFVPEARAANVAMVDLLKRIAEPKGATPAQIALAWLLAQKPFIVPIPGTTKLHRLEENLGAAHVTLTPEDLRDIASASAAIEVHGARLPEAILKHSYR, encoded by the coding sequence ATGGAAGAGCGCACTCTCGGCAGGAACGGTCTCGACGTCTCGGCCATTGGCTATGGGTGCATGGGTCTCGAGAGCGTCTACGGCCCGGCGACCGACCGCGCGGAGGGGATCGGCATCATTCGCGCCGCGTTCGAGCGCGGCGTCACGCATTTCGACACCGCGGAGACCTACGGCCCGTTCACCAACGAAGTCCTCGTCGGCGAGGCGCTCGCGCCCATTCGCGCGCAGGTGTCGGTCGCGACCAAGTTCGGCTGGGACCTCGACGCGCAGACGGGCGCACGTACCGGTCGCCTCAACAGCCGCCCCGAGCACATCCGTCGCGTGGTCGACGCGATGTTGACGCGACTCGCGGTCGACACCATCGACTTGCTGTACCAGCACCGGGTCGATCCGGACGTGCCAATCGAGGATGTCGCGGGGACCGTCAAGGCACTCATCACCGCCGGCAAGGTGAAGCACTTCGGCCTCTCGGAAGCGGCGCCGCAGACGATCCGCCGGGCCCACGCGGTTCAGCCGCTCGCGGCCATCCAGAGCGAATACTCACTCTGGACGCGCGACGTGGAGCAGAACGGTGTGCTCGCCACCTGCGAGGAACTCGGCATCGGATTCGTGCCCTGGAGTCCGCTGGGCGCGGGTTTCCTGACAGGAGCGATCTCCGCCACGACCACATTCGACGCCGCGGATTTCCGCGCCTCGTCTCCGCGCTTCGTCCCCGAGGCACGAGCCGCGAACGTCGCGATGGTGGATCTCCTGAAGCGGATCGCCGAACCGAAGGGGGCGACGCCGGCGCAGATCGCCCTGGCGTGGCTGCTGGCGCAGAAGCCCTTCATCGTGCCGATCCCAGGCACGACGAAGCTGCATCGCCTCGAAGAGAACCTCGGTGCGGCACACGTCACGCTCACACCGGAGGACCTCCGCGACATCGCGTCGGCCAGCGCGGCGATCGAGGTGCACGGGGCGCGGTTGCCGGAAGCCATCCTGAAACATTCGTATAGGTAA
- a CDS encoding cupin domain-containing carboxymuconolactone decarboxylase family protein yields MQTDKRKASIMFTAMLMAMAPLASPAGAQTLVINRSGTRAVRQAPPDNFTGSARVDMLFDSLLSSAASGGSVTFEPGARTAWHSHPGGQTLIVTVGTGRVQRWGDAVEAIRAGDVVRIPAGQKHWHGAAPQTSMTHIAITEPRGGTAVQWMEQVSEEQYNAAPAGERGLAPAPPEGQAAQQPPAGEQGARRPSGDLQQRLAPGLATLTDDVLYGDVWRRPELSPRDRSLVTIAVLIATGKTAQLAGHLTRGLENGLQPSETSGLLAHLAVYSGWPNAVSALQVYEGVYSARKVDTAALRTVAPRLPATAAAAGVPGPSEAATAVAPKFVQLTTDVVFDDLWRRSDLALRDRSLVTIAALAAMADDDQLEIYLRRGLESGLTRDQITEAVTHMGFYAGWGKATTAMSVIARVAPEPVR; encoded by the coding sequence ATGCAGACCGACAAGCGCAAGGCCTCGATCATGTTCACGGCGATGCTCATGGCGATGGCTCCGCTCGCCTCGCCGGCAGGGGCGCAGACGCTGGTCATCAACCGCAGCGGCACTCGCGCAGTCCGGCAGGCCCCCCCCGACAACTTCACGGGTAGCGCGCGTGTCGACATGCTGTTCGACTCGCTCCTCTCCTCGGCAGCCAGTGGCGGCTCGGTCACATTCGAGCCCGGGGCCCGCACGGCCTGGCACTCGCACCCTGGTGGCCAGACCCTGATCGTCACGGTCGGCACCGGCCGCGTCCAGCGCTGGGGTGACGCGGTCGAGGCGATTCGTGCGGGTGACGTGGTCAGGATCCCAGCTGGTCAGAAGCATTGGCATGGAGCGGCGCCGCAGACATCCATGACGCACATCGCGATTACCGAGCCTCGGGGAGGCACGGCCGTGCAGTGGATGGAACAGGTGAGCGAGGAGCAATACAACGCTGCGCCCGCCGGCGAGCGGGGTTTGGCACCGGCGCCTCCCGAGGGACAGGCTGCGCAGCAGCCTCCCGCCGGCGAGCAGGGCGCCAGGCGGCCCTCGGGAGACCTTCAGCAGAGGCTCGCGCCCGGCCTCGCGACCCTCACCGACGATGTCCTGTACGGCGATGTGTGGCGACGGCCCGAGTTGTCGCCGCGCGACCGCAGCCTCGTGACCATCGCGGTGCTGATCGCGACGGGCAAGACGGCACAGCTCGCCGGTCACCTGACGCGGGGCCTCGAGAACGGGCTCCAGCCCAGCGAGACATCCGGCCTGCTGGCGCACCTCGCCGTCTACAGCGGCTGGCCGAATGCCGTTTCGGCACTGCAGGTGTATGAGGGGGTGTATTCCGCGCGGAAGGTGGACACTGCCGCACTACGAACTGTCGCACCGCGCCTCCCGGCGACCGCCGCCGCCGCGGGAGTCCCGGGGCCGAGCGAGGCCGCGACTGCCGTCGCGCCGAAGTTCGTGCAGTTGACCACAGACGTTGTGTTCGATGACCTCTGGCGACGATCGGATCTCGCGCTGCGCGATCGAAGCCTGGTCACAATCGCCGCACTGGCGGCCATGGCTGACGACGACCAGCTCGAGATCTACCTGCGTCGCGGACTCGAGAGTGGCCTGACCCGCGACCAGATCACCGAAGCGGTGACGCACATGGGCTTCTACGCCGGCTGGGGCAAGGCAACCACGGCGATGTCAGTGATCGCGCGAGTCGCACCGGAGCCGGTTCGATGA
- a CDS encoding AraC family transcriptional regulator produces the protein MLDTRTAPAAPAVVDQFTRHPAPDQLVTPDSMSVRRLADLLARYAPYDGRFELRRTGVFALRWSRPSHEPVHVTQRPALCLVAQGGKVAMLGTETFAYDAARMLVFSVDLPIAAQVTAASAEAPYLGFKLEFDPYRVAELTLKVHPHGTPRPPSERGLYVGHTTEAIVDAVTRLLVSMAHPADTELVAPLIIDEILIRLLRSPVGARVAQIGQAESGLHRIAQAVAWLREHYAQPTGVEELAELVNMSVSSFHQHFKAVTSMSPLQYQKLMRLHEARRLMLFQGIDAGRACRLVGYVSPSQFSREYARFFGRAPMRDVSLLRAEGVAPIGAAGVDSARGQAPR, from the coding sequence ATGCTTGACACCCGCACGGCGCCGGCGGCGCCGGCCGTCGTTGACCAGTTCACGCGGCATCCCGCGCCGGACCAGCTCGTCACCCCGGACAGTATGTCGGTCCGCCGGCTCGCCGACCTCCTGGCGCGCTATGCCCCGTACGACGGACGCTTCGAACTGAGGCGAACCGGCGTGTTTGCTCTCCGATGGTCGCGGCCGAGCCATGAGCCGGTGCATGTCACGCAGCGTCCGGCGCTCTGCCTCGTGGCGCAGGGCGGGAAGGTCGCGATGCTCGGCACGGAGACTTTCGCGTACGACGCCGCCAGGATGCTGGTGTTTTCGGTCGATCTCCCGATCGCCGCACAGGTCACCGCTGCGAGCGCCGAGGCGCCGTATCTCGGGTTCAAGCTGGAGTTCGACCCGTACCGTGTCGCCGAGTTGACGCTGAAGGTCCACCCGCACGGGACGCCAAGACCGCCATCGGAGCGTGGGCTGTACGTGGGCCACACCACCGAGGCGATCGTCGATGCGGTGACCCGCCTGCTGGTGTCGATGGCCCACCCCGCCGACACCGAACTCGTTGCGCCGCTGATCATCGACGAGATCCTGATTCGCCTGCTGCGCAGCCCCGTAGGCGCGCGGGTCGCGCAGATCGGACAAGCCGAGTCCGGCCTGCACCGCATCGCGCAGGCGGTCGCCTGGCTGCGTGAGCACTACGCGCAACCGACCGGCGTCGAGGAACTCGCCGAGCTGGTGAACATGAGCGTCTCCTCGTTCCACCAGCACTTCAAGGCCGTGACGTCGATGAGCCCGTTGCAGTACCAGAAGTTGATGCGCCTGCACGAAGCCAGGCGGTTGATGCTGTTCCAGGGCATCGACGCGGGTCGTGCGTGCCGGCTGGTCGGCTATGTCAGTCCATCGCAGTTCAGCCGCGAGTATGCGCGCTTCTTCGGACGCGCACCGATGCGCGACGTGAGCCTCTTGCGCGCCGAAGGCGTGGCTCCGATCGGCGCGGCCGGCGTAGACTCGGCTCGTGGCCAGGCGCCCCGCTGA
- a CDS encoding FAD:protein FMN transferase — MASPPAPRYGLNTRSLTDRRQLLAAFSPRSGGDGREEAYGHWIHVHRRAMACRFEVTLAAADRAFVPAALTALDEIDRLEHELSVFIATSAISELNRNAADRAVAVPAGVAELLMDCQRVHRDTDGAFDLTTTPLSRCWGFLGREPRVPQRAAIEEARRQVGFGAVHVSSDPPAVAFSRPGIEVNLGAVGKGYALDCAASVLRDSGVHHALLSAGGSSIVAMGGRGAGWVVDVVSPLRPGQPIATLSLRNAALGTSGAGEQFVVQDGRRYGHVIDPRTGWPADGILSVSVVASSAARADALSTGFLVGGVDLARRYCSEHPDVLALITPDDESGQTIVVGHYPTARVVGD; from the coding sequence ATGGCTTCCCCACCTGCGCCTCGGTATGGACTCAACACGCGTTCCCTGACGGATCGCCGCCAACTTCTCGCCGCGTTCTCGCCGCGAAGCGGCGGCGACGGACGCGAGGAGGCCTACGGCCATTGGATCCACGTCCATCGTCGTGCCATGGCGTGCCGGTTCGAGGTCACGCTCGCCGCGGCGGACCGGGCATTCGTCCCGGCCGCGCTGACCGCGCTCGACGAAATCGACCGTCTCGAGCACGAGTTGAGCGTGTTCATCGCGACCAGTGCGATCTCCGAACTGAACCGCAACGCGGCTGACCGGGCCGTCGCGGTGCCGGCGGGTGTGGCGGAACTGCTGATGGACTGCCAACGCGTGCATCGGGACACCGATGGCGCCTTCGACCTGACGACGACGCCGCTCAGCCGGTGTTGGGGCTTCCTCGGGCGGGAGCCACGAGTACCTCAGCGAGCGGCGATCGAGGAGGCGCGCCGCCAGGTCGGCTTCGGTGCGGTGCACGTAAGTTCCGATCCGCCGGCAGTGGCGTTCAGCCGTCCCGGGATCGAGGTGAACCTCGGCGCCGTGGGCAAGGGCTACGCACTCGATTGCGCAGCCTCGGTGCTGCGCGACTCGGGGGTGCACCACGCACTGCTGTCTGCCGGCGGCAGCAGCATCGTGGCCATGGGTGGTCGCGGCGCAGGATGGGTGGTCGACGTCGTCTCGCCTCTCCGACCCGGGCAACCCATCGCAACGCTCTCGCTGCGGAACGCGGCGCTTGGAACGAGCGGCGCCGGCGAACAGTTCGTGGTCCAGGACGGGCGACGGTACGGTCACGTCATCGATCCGCGGACCGGCTGGCCGGCTGACGGCATCCTGTCGGTGAGCGTCGTCGCCTCGAGCGCTGCACGGGCCGACGCGCTGTCGACCGGTTTCCTGGTCGGGGGGGTCGACCTGGCGAGGCGGTACTGCAGCGAGCATCCCGACGTACTTGCGCTCATCACGCCGGACGACGAATCCGGACAGACGATCGTCGTTGGCCATTACCCAACTGCCAGGGTCGTCGGCGACTGA
- a CDS encoding DoxX subfamily, whose protein sequence is MASLHVSPLQQTSLVILRTLVGWHFLYEGYTKLLHPAWSLAGAPLPSWSSAAYLKAATGPLAPLFHWMGSVAWIGSLDLAIALALAAVGMSLMLGLFTQWGCSGALALLVIFYLAAMPTGGIDVRAEGTYLLVNKNLVEACAVIVLLAFRTGSIAGLDRLWLRARPATIPVQEAVA, encoded by the coding sequence ATGGCCTCATTGCATGTTTCCCCGTTGCAGCAGACGTCGCTGGTGATCCTGCGCACGCTGGTCGGGTGGCACTTCCTCTACGAGGGCTACACGAAGCTCCTGCATCCCGCGTGGAGCCTGGCTGGCGCGCCGCTTCCATCATGGTCGTCGGCAGCGTACCTGAAGGCGGCGACTGGCCCGTTGGCACCGCTGTTTCACTGGATGGGCAGCGTGGCGTGGATCGGGTCACTCGATCTCGCGATTGCGCTTGCGCTGGCAGCAGTCGGCATGAGCCTGATGCTCGGGCTGTTCACTCAGTGGGGTTGCAGCGGCGCGCTGGCACTGCTGGTGATCTTCTACCTGGCGGCAATGCCCACCGGCGGCATCGACGTGCGCGCCGAAGGCACCTATCTCCTCGTCAACAAGAACCTGGTCGAGGCGTGCGCGGTGATCGTGCTGCTCGCGTTTCGTACCGGATCGATCGCTGGACTGGATCGGCTGTGGCTGCGGGCTCGCCCGGCAACCATCCCGGTTCAAGAGGCAGTGGCATGA
- a CDS encoding Gfo/Idh/MocA family protein, whose product MNLTPEQIELGRRNFLKVLAGTPAVAALGAAAALRGPAPGGRVRLAFIGLGSQGRAQLTNVDPDYGDVRAICDINPAQLKLADGVLARNSMPPVRHYADWREMLQKEDVEAVIVAPPLWSHAELAIGCLDAGKHVLCEKMMAWDVESCERMRAAALRNDRVLEIGYQRNHNPMYQAAHEGIVKAGVLGDIYHVRLAWHRNGSWRRKAELPSPDYDPSAFGYPTFDHLINWRLYWKYSQGLMAELGSHQVNAVNWFLGSAPEAVIASGGLYRFPENREVFDHVFVNFEYPGGRTASFSSIESNAFDEYYEMYMGTKGTLIMLAEREALLFQEGGGGRQTGIEVTPAGPGAVAQSSETMAGNTNQATNRAETLPAAGAAPAARSSATRLQMRRFCSAIRVGTPLLCGPDKAMASARACIGANEAIKTRARVILRTT is encoded by the coding sequence ATGAATCTCACACCCGAACAGATCGAACTTGGCCGACGCAACTTCCTGAAGGTGCTGGCGGGCACGCCGGCGGTGGCTGCGCTCGGCGCAGCCGCTGCGCTGCGTGGTCCGGCGCCGGGCGGCCGGGTGCGACTCGCGTTCATCGGCCTCGGCTCGCAGGGGCGGGCGCAGTTGACCAACGTCGATCCCGATTACGGCGACGTGCGTGCCATCTGCGACATCAACCCTGCGCAGCTGAAGCTTGCAGACGGAGTGCTTGCCAGGAACAGCATGCCTCCGGTGCGCCATTACGCAGACTGGCGCGAGATGCTCCAGAAGGAGGATGTCGAAGCCGTCATCGTGGCGCCGCCGCTGTGGTCCCACGCGGAGCTCGCCATCGGGTGTCTCGACGCCGGCAAGCACGTCCTGTGCGAGAAGATGATGGCGTGGGACGTCGAGAGCTGCGAACGCATGCGCGCTGCGGCGCTTCGCAATGACCGCGTCCTCGAGATCGGATACCAGCGCAATCACAACCCGATGTACCAGGCCGCCCACGAGGGGATCGTGAAGGCTGGCGTCCTAGGCGACATCTATCACGTGCGACTCGCGTGGCACCGGAACGGCAGCTGGCGGCGCAAGGCGGAGCTGCCGTCGCCCGACTACGACCCGTCAGCTTTTGGTTACCCGACGTTCGACCACCTGATCAACTGGCGCCTCTACTGGAAGTACTCGCAGGGGCTGATGGCGGAGCTGGGCAGTCACCAGGTCAACGCAGTGAACTGGTTCCTCGGGTCTGCGCCGGAGGCAGTGATTGCCTCGGGCGGCCTCTACCGGTTCCCCGAGAATCGGGAAGTCTTCGATCACGTCTTCGTGAACTTCGAGTATCCAGGCGGCCGTACGGCCTCCTTCTCGTCCATCGAGTCCAACGCGTTCGACGAGTACTACGAGATGTACATGGGCACGAAGGGGACGTTAATCATGCTGGCCGAGCGCGAGGCGCTCCTGTTCCAGGAGGGCGGCGGCGGGCGTCAGACCGGCATCGAGGTGACGCCGGCCGGCCCGGGTGCGGTAGCGCAGTCCTCCGAGACCATGGCGGGCAACACGAATCAGGCGACCAATCGAGCGGAGACGCTGCCGGCGGCTGGCGCCGCCCCCGCGGCACGGTCATCGGCGACGCGATTGCAGATGCGGCGGTTCTGCTCGGCCATTCGCGTCGGCACGCCGTTGCTCTGCGGGCCCGACAAGGCCATGGCGTCCGCACGTGCCTGCATCGGCGCGAACGAGGCCATCAAGACCAGGGCGCGTGTGATCCTGCGCACGACCTGA
- a CDS encoding DUF1697 domain-containing protein yields the protein MSVLRESFGALGFSDVVTYIQSGKGVTIRNWNTTTRLLTML from the coding sequence ATGAGCGTACTGCGCGAGAGCTTCGGGGCGCTCGGCTTCAGCGACGTGGTGACGTACATCCAGAGCGGCAAGGGCGTCACCATCCGCAACTGGAACACTACGACCAGGCTGCTGACGATGCTCTGA
- a CDS encoding class I SAM-dependent methyltransferase, which translates to MSERSGTLAGDPFDGRHPTSHERLAGQPWDASYEDGPPPWDIGRPQPAIVRVASEGGFSGAVLDAGCGTGENALHVASLGLTVLGVDVAETALAIARQKAGDRGIEVEFAAADAFKLERLRRRFQTVLDCGLFHTFDGDERPAYVASLASVTKPRGTLYVLCFSDEGPDTGPHPISRAELRAAFTPSTGWTVAAIEPDRIQTRLHDDGAPAWFATIKRL; encoded by the coding sequence TTGTCAGAGCGATCAGGAACCCTCGCTGGCGATCCGTTCGATGGCCGCCACCCGACCAGTCACGAACGCCTGGCAGGACAACCCTGGGATGCGTCGTACGAGGACGGTCCGCCGCCCTGGGACATTGGCCGGCCGCAGCCAGCCATCGTGCGCGTGGCATCCGAAGGCGGATTCTCCGGCGCGGTGCTCGATGCGGGCTGCGGGACCGGCGAGAACGCCCTTCACGTCGCCTCGCTGGGATTGACGGTGCTGGGCGTTGACGTGGCCGAGACAGCACTGGCAATCGCCCGACAGAAGGCCGGCGATCGTGGGATCGAGGTCGAGTTCGCTGCGGCTGATGCGTTCAAGCTGGAGCGCTTGCGGCGCAGGTTTCAGACAGTGCTGGACTGCGGATTGTTCCACACCTTCGACGGCGATGAGCGACCAGCCTATGTGGCGAGCCTGGCGTCGGTGACCAAGCCCCGTGGAACCCTGTATGTGCTGTGCTTCAGTGACGAAGGTCCCGACACCGGCCCGCACCCCATCAGTCGGGCAGAGCTGAGAGCGGCGTTCACCCCCAGCACTGGATGGACTGTCGCCGCCATCGAACCGGACCGCATTCAGACGAGACTCCACGACGACGGTGCACCGGCGTGGTTCGCGACAATCAAACGGCTCTAG
- a CDS encoding TldD/PmbA family protein: protein MDRRQFVQSMIALGAASSASPEVLFGQGSSELRDLADAALATAKKLGATYADIRINRYRNQFIFTRDRRVQNIANTDDHGFGIRLIVDGTWGFASSSAVSKDEIARVAAQAVGIAKANRAINQEPVRLAPVEGFDTSWNTPVKKNPFEMPLQPKLDLLLQIHEEALKVPGASFVSAFMQFVNEHKYFASSEGSHIEQSLIRTYPSFTITAVDKATGKFYSRRSLTSPMGMGYEYVESYPLLQEARVAAEEAVATHKAKPAPSGPKTLILHPSNLWLTIHESVGHPTELDRALGYEANFAGTSFLTTDKLGTFQFGSKLVNLVADRTQENGMATCGYDDDGVKSSRWHLVKDGTFVDYQTTRDQAHLIGQKASHGCSYADSWGSVPFQRMPNVSLEAGTKDVSEADIISATADGVYVKGDASFSIDHQRYNFQFSGQTFWEVKNGKITTQLRDLAYQSNTPEFWKACDMLGGPSTYALGGAFNDGKGQPVQSNSVSHGCPIARFAGVNILNTGQ, encoded by the coding sequence ATCGACCGTCGCCAGTTCGTCCAGTCCATGATCGCACTCGGAGCGGCCTCGTCGGCCTCGCCGGAGGTGCTGTTCGGGCAAGGCTCGTCCGAGCTCCGCGACCTCGCCGATGCCGCCCTGGCAACCGCGAAGAAGCTGGGCGCGACCTACGCGGACATCCGCATCAACCGCTACCGCAACCAGTTCATCTTCACCAGGGACCGCCGTGTGCAGAACATCGCCAACACGGACGACCATGGCTTCGGCATCCGCCTGATCGTCGACGGCACCTGGGGCTTTGCCAGCAGCAGCGCCGTGAGCAAGGACGAGATCGCGCGCGTCGCGGCCCAGGCCGTGGGGATCGCCAAGGCCAACCGTGCGATCAACCAGGAGCCGGTCCGGCTCGCGCCCGTCGAAGGCTTCGACACGAGCTGGAACACGCCGGTCAAGAAGAACCCGTTCGAGATGCCGCTGCAGCCGAAGCTCGACCTGCTGCTGCAGATTCACGAGGAGGCTCTGAAGGTCCCAGGCGCCAGCTTCGTGTCGGCGTTCATGCAGTTTGTCAACGAGCACAAGTACTTCGCGTCGAGCGAAGGCTCGCACATCGAGCAGTCACTGATTCGCACCTATCCGTCGTTCACGATCACGGCCGTGGACAAGGCGACGGGCAAGTTCTACTCGCGGCGCTCGCTCACGTCGCCGATGGGCATGGGCTACGAGTACGTCGAGTCCTACCCCTTGCTGCAGGAAGCGCGCGTCGCTGCCGAAGAAGCCGTTGCGACGCACAAGGCCAAGCCAGCGCCGTCCGGGCCGAAGACGCTGATCCTCCACCCCTCCAACCTGTGGCTGACGATTCACGAGTCCGTGGGACACCCCACCGAGCTCGATCGGGCGCTCGGGTACGAAGCCAACTTCGCGGGAACGAGCTTCCTGACGACCGACAAGCTCGGGACCTTCCAGTTCGGTTCCAAGCTCGTGAATCTGGTCGCCGACAGGACGCAGGAGAACGGCATGGCGACCTGCGGCTACGACGACGATGGGGTCAAGAGCAGCCGATGGCACCTCGTCAAGGACGGGACGTTTGTCGATTATCAGACGACGCGCGACCAGGCGCACCTCATTGGCCAGAAGGCCTCGCACGGCTGCAGCTATGCAGACAGCTGGGGCTCGGTGCCGTTTCAGCGCATGCCCAACGTCTCACTCGAAGCGGGCACCAAGGACGTCAGTGAGGCCGACATCATCAGCGCGACCGCCGACGGCGTGTATGTGAAGGGAGACGCGAGCTTCAGCATCGACCACCAGCGCTACAACTTCCAGTTCAGCGGGCAGACGTTCTGGGAAGTGAAGAACGGCAAGATCACCACGCAGTTGCGTGACCTCGCCTATCAGTCGAACACGCCAGAGTTCTGGAAGGCGTGCGACATGCTGGGCGGCCCGTCCACTTACGCGCTGGGTGGCGCATTCAACGACGGCAAGGGGCAACCGGTCCAGAGCAACTCGGTCAGCCACGGCTGTCCGATCGCGCGCTTTGCTGGCGTCAACATCCTCAACACCGGGCAGTAG
- a CDS encoding TldD/PmbA family protein has protein sequence MIWTKEQAKTLADRALALSKAEQTFVAINGSERASVRFARNTVTTAGATSAVSLAITSRFGKRSGTVTTARFDDASLQTALRNAEEIAKVSPENPEAMPLLGPQTYTPATAYFDDVASATPEWRASSVATAIALAKKNEVVSAGFVETQAAMQAVASSQGLFAYDRFTAADYNLTARTPDGSGSGWASKSFNQLGLLRPDVLAETAISKAAMARNPTGIEPGTYTVVLEPAAVADMVAFMLFSANARQADEGRSFFAKKGGGNRIGEQIVGDGVRIYSDPAHPLAPTVSFDNEGLPAEKRVWVEKGVLQNLFYSRFWAQKMGKAPISTPSNVIMDGGTATMADLIAGTQRGLLVTRFWYIRPLDPQTILLTGLTRDGLFLIENGKVTRPVRNMRWNESPVVALNNVDAMTAPERVVSGEGVGGSGLSLVCPAARIREFRFTSSSDAV, from the coding sequence ATGATCTGGACGAAAGAACAGGCAAAGACGCTGGCCGACCGCGCGCTCGCCCTGAGCAAGGCCGAGCAGACGTTCGTGGCCATCAACGGCAGCGAACGCGCCAGTGTGCGCTTCGCACGCAACACGGTGACCACGGCCGGCGCGACATCGGCTGTCAGCCTGGCGATCACGTCGCGTTTCGGCAAGCGTTCCGGAACGGTGACCACTGCGCGATTCGACGACGCGAGCCTGCAGACCGCGCTGCGCAACGCCGAGGAGATCGCGAAGGTCTCACCGGAGAACCCGGAGGCGATGCCGCTGCTCGGACCGCAGACGTACACGCCAGCGACCGCGTACTTCGACGACGTGGCGTCGGCCACACCCGAGTGGCGGGCGTCGTCTGTCGCGACGGCCATCGCGCTCGCGAAGAAGAATGAGGTCGTCTCGGCCGGCTTCGTGGAGACGCAGGCTGCCATGCAGGCGGTCGCGAGCTCGCAAGGCTTGTTTGCCTACGACCGCTTCACGGCAGCGGACTACAACCTGACGGCACGCACGCCGGATGGATCGGGCTCGGGCTGGGCCTCGAAGTCCTTCAATCAGCTCGGACTCCTGCGGCCAGACGTCCTGGCGGAGACGGCCATCAGCAAGGCGGCGATGGCCCGGAACCCCACGGGCATCGAGCCCGGCACCTACACGGTGGTGCTGGAGCCCGCAGCGGTGGCCGACATGGTCGCCTTCATGCTGTTCTCGGCCAACGCCCGCCAGGCCGACGAGGGACGCAGCTTCTTTGCCAAGAAGGGCGGAGGCAACAGGATCGGCGAGCAGATCGTCGGCGATGGCGTCCGTATCTACTCCGACCCCGCGCATCCGCTGGCTCCGACCGTGAGCTTCGACAACGAGGGGTTGCCGGCCGAGAAGCGCGTGTGGGTCGAGAAGGGCGTACTCCAGAATCTGTTCTACTCGCGCTTTTGGGCGCAGAAGATGGGCAAGGCGCCAATCTCCACGCCGTCGAACGTGATCATGGACGGCGGCACCGCCACGATGGCCGACCTCATCGCCGGCACCCAGCGGGGACTGCTCGTCACGCGGTTCTGGTACATCCGCCCGCTCGATCCGCAGACGATCCTGCTCACCGGACTGACGCGGGACGGTCTTTTCCTGATCGAGAACGGCAAGGTGACGCGTCCGGTCAGGAACATGCGCTGGAACGAGAGCCCGGTCGTCGCGCTGAACAACGTCGACGCGATGACGGCGCCAGAACGCGTCGTGAGCGGCGAAGGCGTCGGCGGGTCCGGCCTGTCGCTCGTGTGTCCCGCGGCACGCATCCGCGAGTTCCGGTTCACGAGCAGCTCCGACGCCGTCTGA